GGATCGCGGCGTACGCCGAGGACCAGGTGAGCAGCGTGATCGCGATGGCTGCGACAAGGGGCGCCCTCGATCGCGATCCGGATCGAGGCGCCCCCGGGGTCGTGGCTTCGGAATTCACCGCGTTCCGCGGCTCACTTCGCGCGGCTGTAGGTGATCTCCATCATCTTCTGTTCCTGCCCCTTGTCGTTCGCGTACATCGTCATCGTGTAGGTGTTGCCGTCCACGATGTTCGTGACCTCGCGCATCGTGGATTCCCGGCCCGTGGGATCGGCCATCGTGCCGGTCAGGGTATATGAGTGGGTGGCGGGCTCCATCGCGGGACCCTGGCTCAGCATGATCCCCGTCCCCATGTTGTCCACCCACGAGCTGACGTACTGCTTCTTCATGTTGTCGTAGCCCAGGACTTCCATCCCCTCGAACGGCATCGTGCCGAATACGCCCTTGTAGTTGGCGACGAGATAGCGGCCGCCCATGACCCAGCTGCGCTCGCAGGTCCCCTCGCCGCTCGTCGGCTCGGCGGACGGATCGCTCCACATCTTGGTCACGGTCTTCCAGGAGCCCGCGAGCGGGTTGAGCGCGGCGTGCTCGGGGCCGGGGGTGGCCATCTTCATCATCATGGCCATCATCTCTTCTTTCGAAGGCTGTGCGGCGGCGGACTTGGCCGCATCCGCCTCCGCGGCCGTCTGGGTGGCCTTGGCATCCGCCGCGGCCTTGGCGTCCGCGGTCGTCTTCGCCTTCGCCTTGCTCGGGGTCTTGTCCGCGGCGAGCGCGGGCGCGGACCACGTGAGCGCGATCAGGGCTGCGGCGAGAAGCGCTGGGGCAAAGCGGGAACGCGGTTCCATGAGTGCATCCTCCCTCGTTGGACGGTGGGCTTTGCGGTAGGCCCGGGAGGATAGCAGAAAACGGCGCGCCGACTCCCTCCGGGCGGGGTTCCGCCCGGCGACCCGGCGTGCGGCCTTGCGACCGCACGCGCGGGTCCGAGGGTGCCGGGGGCCGGCCACCGGCTGCCGGATTACGGCGTGAAGAAAACGGCCGCCTTACTTGTTGGTCTGGTCACTCGACCCGCTCGCGCCGGCGGTATTGTCGCCGTTGCTCGACTGGGCCCCGCTGTCCGTGCTCGGCGTTCCGTTTGCCGGCGCCTCCGAATGCATCGCCGCCGCCTGCTTCGCGGTGACCTTGCGGCTGATCTTGCGGTACTCGGCGTTGGTCACGCCGCCCTTGGTCTTCAGCTGCGCCATGTTCTTGTACGGACGTCCGGCGATGATCTTGTCCGCCATGTCGCCGTCGATGCCGGGGAGCGTCATCAGCTCCTCGCGCGTCGCGGTGTTGATGTCGATCTTGGTGACCTTCGCCTTCGTGGACGAGGCGTTCTTGGCCATCGTGTGATGGCGCCGCGTCGGCTTGCTCGCGGTCGCGTTCGTGGCCGTCGTGGTGCTGGCCGACTTCGCGGCGGTCGTGCTCTTGGCCGCCGTCGCGGTCTTCGCGGCCGTCGTGTGCTTGGTCGCGGTCGCGTTGGTCGTGGTGGCCGCGTGCGCGCCCATCGGCAGCAGGAACGCCACGCTGAGTGCGGCCAGCGATGAGGTGATCAGACTGCGCTTCATGAAGGGACTCCTCCGGTTGAGGGCATGTCAGGTCCCGCCGCCGCGCCCTCGAAAACGGACGGCAAGGGGGGGTCCGAATCCAAAGAACCGGACCTGGGTGAGCCTTCGGTGTGCCGGGGTGGGCTGAGCTCTGGGTGCTGCCTGGAGTCGGTCTGCGAGATGTGCGGAGCTGGAGAGGTGCGCGGGAGAGGGAGGTAGAACCCGCGTGGCGCGGGGATCCGATGCGGACCCGCCCGCGGAGGGCCACGGCTCTCCAGCATCCGATTCAGGCGCGCGCCGTGGTCGTCCACGGCCGCAAGGCGAAACGCGCCATCGCGGTTATCCGGGGCCGCGTTCGGCGCGTGGGGAAGAACTCCATAGGTCGAGTGCCCGCGGCCGCGGGTAGGGGCGGTCGAGTGGCGCGTTTTTGACCGGTTCGCGGGATTCGAAGGGAGGCGGCGTCCCTGCCGGGACGCGGGCGCCGTGCGATTCGCCGCGGCGCGGCTGGTCTGACGCAGCATCGTCGCGGAGCGGTGGTGGTGTCTTGCAACGGAATGCGTGGCGGCGGATGCCGTCTGGGCCATCAGGCCCAGGCACCCGGCCACCAGCGCGATGACGAACCACCGAATCGGTTTCATGCTCTCCTTGGATGCCGCGAACGGCTCAACGGCGCCTGTCGCACGCATACCCCGACCGCCGGCGCCGGTTCCGCCCCGTGGCGCCTGACAAATTGTCGTGCGGAGACGCTATCACGCCGCCTTCCGGAAATAGGAACGAAATCCGCCGGGGCTCTGCGCCCGAGCCAGGGCGAAGACCACGCGCGGGAGGGCGAGCGGGTCGGCGTAAACCAGGTAGCGCGGCTCGAAGTCGGGCGCGAACTTGGATTTCCAGCGGAACAGCCCCTCGAAGTCGTAGAAGCGCCGAAGGTGCTCCATCAGGAACGCGCGCGCCCGGTCGCCGGCATCGGCGGCGTCGGCCTCGGTCTTGGCCAGCGCCGAAAGTGAAAGGGAGATCAGCTCGTCGCCGCGCTCCTTCGCCGCCTCCGCGCAGTGC
This genomic window from Candidatus Binatia bacterium contains:
- a CDS encoding DUF1579 domain-containing protein; this translates as MEPRSRFAPALLAAALIALTWSAPALAADKTPSKAKAKTTADAKAAADAKATQTAAEADAAKSAAAQPSKEEMMAMMMKMATPGPEHAALNPLAGSWKTVTKMWSDPSAEPTSGEGTCERSWVMGGRYLVANYKGVFGTMPFEGMEVLGYDNMKKQYVSSWVDNMGTGIMLSQGPAMEPATHSYTLTGTMADPTGRESTMREVTNIVDGNTYTMTMYANDKGQEQKMMEITYSRAK
- a CDS encoding helix-hairpin-helix domain-containing protein, with product MKRSLITSSLAALSVAFLLPMGAHAATTTNATATKHTTAAKTATAAKSTTAAKSASTTTATNATASKPTRRHHTMAKNASSTKAKVTKIDINTATREELMTLPGIDGDMADKIIAGRPYKNMAQLKTKGGVTNAEYRKISRKVTAKQAAAMHSEAPANGTPSTDSGAQSSNGDNTAGASGSSDQTNK